The nucleotide sequence GACACGTGGGCCAGCGCACCATGATGACCGCCGTGCCCGTGGCCGAGCGGCTCGGCAATGATCATGCCCGCGCCAACGGTGCCGTTGGTGAGCCGGTCAATGACGATGAATGCGCCGGTGGTGCGGTTCTGTGCGTAACCATCCAGAGCGATGGCCGCGTCCAGGCTGACCCGCACCTTACCGATCTCGTTGAGCTGCAGGCTGCTCGCCGGCCCCTTCTCCAGGGTGTTCACATCTACCGTGTGGTCGATACTTGCGATGGAACCCGGCACGTAGCTGGTCGCACGCTTGATGTCGTATTTCTTGCCCGGCAGCATCGGCTCTTCGCCCATCCATACCAGCATCGCGTCGAAGCTGTCGGCAATGCGCGGCAGGTTGTCGGCATGCACCAGCATGTCGCCACGGGAGACGTCGATCTCGTCTTCCAGGGTCAGAGTGACGGCTTCGCCCGGCGTGGCCTGCTCCAGCTCGCCGTCAAAGGTGACGATGGACTTGATGCGGCTGCTCTTGCCCGATGGCAGGACAGTGATTTCATCGCCCTTGCGCACGATGCCGCTGGCCAGAGTGCCGGCAAAACCTCGGAAGTTCAGGTTTGGCCGGTTGACATACTGTACCGGGAAGCGCAGGTCGTCGAAGTTGCGGTCGCCGGCGATCTCGACGCTTTCCAGGATTTCCATCAGCGACTGGCCTTGATACCAGGGCGCGCGCTCGCTGCGGTTGACCACGTTGTCGCCCTTGAGCGCAGACATGGGCACGAAATGCAGCGATGTCGGCTTGAGGCCGATACGCTCGGCGAACGCGAGGTAATCGCCGCGAATGCTTTCGAACACGCTCTGATCGAAGTCCATCAGATCCATCTTGTTGATGGCAACGACGATATGGCGAATGCCCAGCAAGGACGCGATAAAGCTGTGGCGACGAGTCTGGGTCTGCACGCCGTAACGGGCATCGACGAGGATGATCGCCAGGTCGCAGGTGGAAGCACCGGTGGCCATGTTGCGGGTGTACTGCTCATGGCCGGGGGTGTCGGCAATGATGAACTTGCGCTTGGCAGTGCTGAAGTAGCGGTAAGCCACATCGATGGTGATGCCCTGCTCGCGCTCGGCCTGCAGGCCGTCGACCAGCAACGCCAGATCCACGTCGTCACCGGTGGTGCCGACCTTTTTCGAGTCGCGGGTAATGGCTTCCAGGTGATCTTCATAGATCATCTTGGAGTCGTGCAGCAGGCGGCCGATCAGGGTGCTCTTGCCGTCGTCAACGTTGCCGCAGGTAAGGAAGCGCAGCAGCTCTTTGCGTTCGTGCTGGGCCAGGTAGGCGAGGATGTCCTCGCTGATCAAATCAGACTGATGAGACATGGTGCGGAATCCTTAGAAGTAGCCCTGGCGTTTTTTCTCTTCCATCGAACCGGCGCCATCGTGGTCGATAACGCGGCCCTGGCGTTCGGAGGTTCGGGTCAGGAGCATTTCCTGGATGATCTCGGGCAGCGAAGCAGCTGTGGACTCCACGGCGCCAGTCAGCGG is from Pseudomonas saudiphocaensis and encodes:
- the cysN gene encoding sulfate adenylyltransferase subunit CysN; its protein translation is MSHQSDLISEDILAYLAQHERKELLRFLTCGNVDDGKSTLIGRLLHDSKMIYEDHLEAITRDSKKVGTTGDDVDLALLVDGLQAEREQGITIDVAYRYFSTAKRKFIIADTPGHEQYTRNMATGASTCDLAIILVDARYGVQTQTRRHSFIASLLGIRHIVVAINKMDLMDFDQSVFESIRGDYLAFAERIGLKPTSLHFVPMSALKGDNVVNRSERAPWYQGQSLMEILESVEIAGDRNFDDLRFPVQYVNRPNLNFRGFAGTLASGIVRKGDEITVLPSGKSSRIKSIVTFDGELEQATPGEAVTLTLEDEIDVSRGDMLVHADNLPRIADSFDAMLVWMGEEPMLPGKKYDIKRATSYVPGSIASIDHTVDVNTLEKGPASSLQLNEIGKVRVSLDAAIALDGYAQNRTTGAFIVIDRLTNGTVGAGMIIAEPLGHGHGGHHGALAHVSTDERAVRFGQQPATVLFTGLSGAGKSTLAYGVERKLFDMGRAVYVLDGQNLRHDLNKGLPQDRAGRTENWRRAAHVAKQFNEAGLITLAAFVAPDAEGREQAKALVGAERLITVYVQASPQACQQRDPQGLYAAGGDNIPGESFPYDVPGNADLVIDTESLSVAEGVKQVIDLLRQRGAI